CAGATTAGAAAATGGCTCATCCAGCAATAACAAGCGAGGTGCTCCTAGCAACAGGCGCGCCAGTGCTACCCGCTGCTGCTCCCCGCCCGATAGCTCATCGGTGCGCCGGGCCAGCAAGTGGTCGATGCGGCACAGCGTATAAATAGCCTGGGCCTCACCAGCAGGACGTTTGCTGGCGTACTGTAATACCTGGACTACCCGCAAAAACTTCGGCAAATCAGACCGTTGGGATAGATAAGCCACCCCCGGATGGCCCGGTACCAAGGCTACCGCCGGCCCGCGCACCCGGCTGCCCGCAATGCGTATCTCCCCGGTACTTGGCTGCACCAAGCCCGCAATCAATTGTAGCAACGTACTTTTTCCGGCCCCGCTCTCCCCGGCCAGAGCCAGTCTTTGGCCTTGCAACTGCCTAAAGCTTAGCGGATATAATACAGTAATGCCTCTTTCTACAAAGCTGACCTCTGCTACCTCAACTAACGCCATTTCAATTTGAAAACAATAGGTAAGCAAAAGCTGCATATTGCTGCTTGCTCACAAAGCTAGGCCTATCTCTCGGGCGACACTGTACCAAGGAACACTGGCATCAAACGGACTAAGATTGGCTTGCATTGCCAATGTCATCATAGTGGGGGCCTCCACTACAAATGAAGTTGTAAACTTTCACGCCCTATTCTCAGGCACTTACTTTAATCCTGGCTAAAATTTTGACGTAGCAGCTTGCCCTAGTCAAAAGGAGCAGTACTTTTGCAGTCCCAAAACGGCAACTGGCCTTTGGGAGAGGATAAAAGCGCTTGTTTTTAGAAAAAGATTTGGGAAGGAACCTAACGGCTCGCCTACTTGTCTAATAACTCGCTTCGTAATAGTAACGAAAGATATTTCCTTTTTCAGTTGTTGCGGAGCCAAAAAAGAGTTACCTTTGCACCCCGCTTCAACCGGAGGCGGCTAGACTGAAAAAACGAGAAAAGAAAAAACCTGAAATTTTTCTTTTCAAATTTGGAAAGTCAAAAAATTCAGCTACCTTTGCACTCCCAATTAAAACAGGGCGCTGCAAACAGCGAAAAGGGGCCGCCTACTTAGCCCACCAAGTTGCTTCAACTGGAAGCAACCAACGTTCTTTGAATGACGGAAATAGACAAAAATAGGAAGGCGTTTCCAGATGCTTCGGCAAAGGAAACGACTACGTAAAATGAATTAGATTTAACTCGTCAATACGAGTCGGATTAGCACTCGACATCAGCCCATGTTCGCATGGGTGCAGGAATATTTTACAATGGAGAGTTTGATCCTGGCTCAGGATGAACGCTAGCGGCAGGCCTAATACATGCAAGTCGAACGGTCAGTAGCAATACTGATAGTGGCGCACGGGTGCGTAACACGTAACTAACCTACCTATACCTGGGGGATAGCCCGCCGAAAGGCGGATTAATACCGCATAAGGCTTTTACCTGGCATCGGGTGATAGTTAAAGATTTATTGGGTATAGATGGGGTTGCGGGTCATTAGCTAGTTGGTTGGGTAACGGCTGACCAAGGCGACGATGACTAGGGGAGCTGAGAGGCTGGTCCCCCACACGGGCACTGAGATACGGGCCCGACTCCTACGGGAGGCAGCAGTAGGGAATATTGGGCAATGGGCGAGAGCCTGACCCAGCCATGCCGCGTGCAGGACGAAGGCTTTCTGAGTCGTAAACTGCTTTTGACAGGGAAGAATAAGCTGCTCGTGAGCAGTGATGACGGTACCTGCAGAATAAGCACCGGCTAACTCCGTGCCAGCAGCCGCGGTAATACGGAGGGTGCGAGCGTTGTCCGGATTTATTGGGTTTAAAGGGTGCGTAGGCGGCCTTGTAAGTCCGGGGTGAAAGCCCGTTGCTCAACAACGGAACTGCCCTGGATACTGCGAGGCTTGAGTACAGACGAGGTTGGCGGAATGGACCGAGTAGCGGTGAAATGCATAGATACGGTCCAGAACCCCGATTGCGAAGGCAGCTGACTAGGCTGTTACTGACGCTGAGGCACGACAGCGTGGGGAGCGAACAGGATTAGATACCCTGGTAGTCCACGCCGTAAACGATGGATACTCGCTGCGGGCTAAAGATTGTCCGTGGCTTAGGGAAACCGATAAGTATCCCACCTGGGGAGTACGCCGGCAACGGTGAAACTCAAAGGAATTGACGGGGGCCCGCACAAGTGGTGGAGCATGTGGTTTAATTCGATGATACGCGAGGAACCTTACCTAGGCTAGAATGCGCGTGACCGGCTCAGAGATGAGCCTTTCCTTCGGGACACAAAGCAAGGTGCTGCATGGCCGTCGTCAGCTCGTGCCGTGAGGTGTTGGGTTAAGTCCCGCAACGAGCGCAACCCCTATGGTTAGTTGCCAGCACGTAATGGTGGGGACTCTAGCCAGACTGCCTGCGCAAGCAGTGAGGAAGGCGGGGACGACGTCAGGTCATCATGGCCCTTACGCCTAGGGCGACACACGTGCTACAATGGACGGTACAGCGGGTAGCTACTGGGCGACCAGATGCCAATCTCGAAAAGCCGTTCTCAGTTCGGATCGGAGTCTGCAACTCGACTCCGTGAAGCTGGAATCACTAGTAATCGCGCATCAGCCATGGCGCGGTGAATACGTTCCCGGGCCTTGTACACACCGCCCGTCAAGCCATGAAAGTCTGGTAGACCTGAAGCTGGTGCTCCGCAACGAAGCCAGTTAGGGTAGAACAGGTAATTAGGGCTAAGTCGTAACAAGGTAGCCGTACCGGAAGGTGCGGCTGGATCACCTCCTTTCTGGAGCAATCTCGACTCGTGACGTTTTACATTTAAAATATTTTACACAAAATATCCTCCTATTCATTGTCTATTTCCTCATTCTAAGTTATTAAATAATATGACTTTAGAGTTATATTATTCATTTGCTACCGATTGGGTAGTAAACGTTCTTTGACGTAAGGGAAAACAAGAAAGAGAAGTACAAAGCGGGTGTGTCCGTCACAGACGGATGCACAGTTCTCCTACACTTCGAGTGTAGAGAATCG
The genomic region above belongs to Hymenobacter sp. BRD128 and contains:
- a CDS encoding ABC transporter ATP-binding protein, translated to MQLLLTYCFQIEMALVEVAEVSFVERGITVLYPLSFRQLQGQRLALAGESGAGKSTLLQLIAGLVQPSTGEIRIAGSRVRGPAVALVPGHPGVAYLSQRSDLPKFLRVVQVLQYASKRPAGEAQAIYTLCRIDHLLARRTDELSGGEQQRVALARLLLGAPRLLLLDEPFSNLDRVHKQVMQGIIEQLGQQLGITCLLVSHDAADTLSWADEIMVLQRGQVVQRGTPLEIYSHPVNEYTAALFGDYNLVVGNEAQQLAPTLRQASPLMVRPEQVRLAATGQGLPGIVQAIRFFGSFYEVAIQLPENTIRLRTATIEGVAPGQEVGIELAASGGWVLAH